The DNA segment AATATTTTTTTAATGATTTGGGAGAGGGTAGAACGACCTCTTCATTTGAACACAGTTTGAAGAATGCCAGAGATGCATTTGACAGTCACCTGAAAAAATCAACACGGATAGGATGGAAAGATTTAAGGGGCAGGGCGGCTATTTTACCCAAAGAAGCATTATATGTTTTTAAAAAATATAAAAATGTAGAGAGAAATGATTTGTGGAAGGAAATTCAATTATCAGTTCTGAAAACTAAAAATAATAATTCACTAAAAACTGAGCAAATAGCTAGTCCGAGTAGTAAAAATCCTAATTGGGTCAGACAAGAATTGATTCTTGCGCTTGATTTGTACTTCGATCTTGATCAGGGACAAATGCATAGATCAAATGAAAAAGTTATTGCGCTGAGCGATTTGCTTAGAAAATTGTCCGTACATAAGCATATTCCAGATATAAAGAAATTCAGAAATCCGAGTGGAGTTGCCAGAAGATTAGGCAATTTTAAAGCAATGGACTCAGGTTATACGGGTGATGGTTTGTCAAATTCAGGTAAGCTGGCGAAAATAATATTTGATGAATTCCGTATGCATCGTGGGAGGTTGAAAGAGGAGGCTGAATTAATTAAACAAATTGCAAATAAGGCGGTAGAGGGGAAGTTAGCCGAACCAGCTGTATCATACACTTCATCCAAGGAACAAGAATTTAAATACAATTACCATAAAAATCTGGAGTTGAATCCACTAACTTTCAGAGTAAAAAAGCAAAGCATTAACAACAGCGAACTAATCACCTGTTTTTTATGTAAAATGAATTCACAGGATGTATATGGTACCTTGGGAAGTGACTTGATGGAATTACACTATGTCGGCAACATTGATGAAACATCGTTAACAAGTGGCTTCAATCCTGAGGATTTTATATTAGTCTGCCCTAACTGCCATAAGCTGCTTGATACCTATTACGCAATTATAACATATGATGACTTAAAGAATATTCTATCAAGTAAATAACGATTCTCATGAAAGATAAAGATGCGAAATATGATATTGTAAGGCCGGAGGCAGAATTCCAGTTTCAAGCAGCAAGATCTTATGGATATTCAATAGAAACATCCATCGCTGACTTGATTGATAATAGTATTTCTGCAAAAGCAACGAAAATAAATATATCCTTTGGCGTGGACCGCTACGCATCTTTTGTAAGAATTGAGGATAACGGCACTGGAATGAATGAAAAACAATTGCGGGATGCAATGAGACTGGGTAGTTTAAACCCTCTTACTGAACGAAGCGATGATGACCTTGGTCGGTTCGGCCTGGGTCTTAAAACGGCGTCATTTGCACAATGCAGAAGATTCACGGTTAAAACGAAAAAAGCCAGGTTAAGGGAGTATGTGAGGTGTTGGGATTTGGATTTCGTTTCTAAAAAAAAGGACTGGGTGTTATTGAAAGATTGTATAGATCAGCATTCCAGGACTAATATGGGCGAGCTAACACTTGGCAATAATGGTACAATTGTACTTTGGGAGAAAATGGACAGACTGATGGAGTCCGAGGAACATAATCTGGATAAAGAAAATTTCTATAGAAAATTTGAAAATGTTAAAAGACATCTTGGATTAATATTTCACCGATATATAGAGCGGGGCAATTTGGAAATTACAGTGATGAATGAGATTGTCAACGCAATTAATCCATTTGATATATCTCCTGAATATCCCTCTCAAGAATTACAGGAAGAAAAATTATCAATTAAGGGGCAACCCATACTTATTCAGCCTTATATTTTACCCCATGAATCTAAATTGTCTGCAGAGGAGAAGATACAAATTCAAATGATAAAAGGATGGACTGCACATCAGGGGATTTATTTATATAGAAATCAACGGCTAATTTCTGATGGTGGTTGGTTGGATTTAGATTTCAGATTAAAAGAAAACCAACGTCTGTGCAGAATTTCCATTGATTTACCAAACACTTTAGATAAGGAGTGGCAAATCGACGTCAAAAAAGCATCTGCTAAAATTCCGGATTTAATCCGGAAAAGAATTAAAGAAATATGTCTTTCTGCAATTGAGAAAGCTGTTAAGGTCTATACACACAGAGGAGCATATATAAGGAGGAGGGGTGAAAAAAAAGATACAACCTTTTTGTGGATTGCAAAGCAAAAGCAAGGAGTAAAGACATATTCTATCAATGAACAACATCCTTTGTACGAGCTGTTATTCAACCACCTTGGTACTCAATCACTAATCTTTAAAGATTATGTGAAACTTCTTGCTGAAGCGATCCCGGTTAATCTGATAATAAATGACTTTGCTGATCCGAGATTGACAATAGGTACTCCTTTGCAGAATAAAGTGGATGTCCTTGAAGAAATATATAAATCTGCTCTCAAGGTATTAGTTGAATCGGGATCTTCTGAAAAGAATGCAATAGCCCAACTGAATGCAATGGATGTATTTCAGAAATTAAAATAATATATATGATACATTTTAACCAACTGAAAGCAAATATAAGAAGTCTGTTTGAGACGTTTAAAAAAGCAATGAACTATGATAGTGCTATGTCGCAGGCAATTGATGCGGTATGCTCTCCTTTCTCCTTTGAAGATGTAATTCTTCAGGGAAAGGCATTTGCGTCATTAAATGAGTTAAAAGACTATATCCGTGAAGAGCTTGAAGAAGAGGTAAACCTGATAGTAGATGATGGAACACATTTTTCATTAACAGATAATGAAGGACATATAGACTGGTACCGATCCAAAAAGGCTGATGATGAAATCAGATTTCGTTTCTGGAACAGATACCGTAAATATCTCACACACATCAAGGGATGGGCTGAATCTTCGGTCGATAAAATCGATACTATATCTGACGAAATTTTGGAGAACATTGAGGATCCCACTATTCCTAACCGGGCGTTTGACCGCCGGGGGCTTGTTGTCGGATACGTGCAATCCGGTAAAACAGCAAACTTTATGGGCATTGTCAATAAAGCGATAGATTCTGGTTACAGAATCATTATAATACTTGCCGGTACGCAGGAAAGTTTACGACAGCAAACCCAGGAAAGAATTGACGAAGAAGTGTTAGGTATTGACACCAATCCTGAAGAGAAACAGAAAAGAATAGGGGTGTCCACGCTTCCGGGAGAAGCTTATATTCCGATTGATTATTTCACGGAATCCAACCTGAAACCCAATAAATCAGGTGATTTTAATATCAGGAAATCAAGAGGAACGCCGCCAAGCAGTGAACGGCCGATTTTGTTTGTAGTGAAAAAGAACAAATCCATACTTACCAATCTCAGGAAATACCTGGAGCACTGGATTAATATTTTTGACGATGATCTTACGTATAAAAACGATACGGTTAATCAGTTCAATAATCTACCCTTACTGATCATTGATGATGAGTCTGATCAGGCCTCAATCAATACCAAGAGAACCGTCAGTCCCGATGGGGACGAAGTTGACCCCACTGCCATCAATTACTGTATAAGAGAAATTCTGAACCTTTTCCGTCAAAAAGTTTATATAGGTTTTACTGCCACACCGTTTGCCAATATATTCATCAGACATGATATGGATCACAGGGTACTCGGAAAAGATCTTTTTCCTTCAGCTTTTATTAAAACCCTGGGTGCCCCATCCAACTATTTTGGTCCAAAGGAAGTTTTTGGCTTAAATAACGATGCTGATTCCGGATTGCCAATCTATAGAAGTGTTGTTGATGCGGGAGGATTGCATACTGTTTTACCAATTGGCCATAAAGCAGACTATGTATTGACGGAGCTACCACAAACATTAAAGCTGGCATTGAAATCCTTTCTGATTTCATCTGCTGTACGCTGGTCAAGAGGACATGATAAAAAACACAATACAATGCTGGTCCATTGTACCAGGTATAATTTTGTACAATCTGCACTGGCAGAACTGATCAACGACGAAATGAGTTTGATCCGGACAGCTATTCTGGCTGATGACGTTGAGGTTTTATCAGAAATGCAGCAATTATATATCACCGACTTTATCCCCACTTCCGGAGAAATGGATAAGAACACGCCTGAATGGATAGACATAGTCCCGTTCATTAAAAAGACCGTGAAAAAACTGGAACG comes from the Pedobacter heparinus DSM 2366 genome and includes:
- a CDS encoding HNH endonuclease, with protein sequence MIRSQNFWLVALFLSKFGDLNKANKSVPPQEVGGTLWKDAYQYFFNDLGEGRTTSSFEHSLKNARDAFDSHLKKSTRIGWKDLRGRAAILPKEALYVFKKYKNVERNDLWKEIQLSVLKTKNNNSLKTEQIASPSSKNPNWVRQELILALDLYFDLDQGQMHRSNEKVIALSDLLRKLSVHKHIPDIKKFRNPSGVARRLGNFKAMDSGYTGDGLSNSGKLAKIIFDEFRMHRGRLKEEAELIKQIANKAVEGKLAEPAVSYTSSKEQEFKYNYHKNLELNPLTFRVKKQSINNSELITCFLCKMNSQDVYGTLGSDLMELHYVGNIDETSLTSGFNPEDFILVCPNCHKLLDTYYAIITYDDLKNILSSK
- a CDS encoding ATP-binding protein, which produces MKDKDAKYDIVRPEAEFQFQAARSYGYSIETSIADLIDNSISAKATKINISFGVDRYASFVRIEDNGTGMNEKQLRDAMRLGSLNPLTERSDDDLGRFGLGLKTASFAQCRRFTVKTKKARLREYVRCWDLDFVSKKKDWVLLKDCIDQHSRTNMGELTLGNNGTIVLWEKMDRLMESEEHNLDKENFYRKFENVKRHLGLIFHRYIERGNLEITVMNEIVNAINPFDISPEYPSQELQEEKLSIKGQPILIQPYILPHESKLSAEEKIQIQMIKGWTAHQGIYLYRNQRLISDGGWLDLDFRLKENQRLCRISIDLPNTLDKEWQIDVKKASAKIPDLIRKRIKEICLSAIEKAVKVYTHRGAYIRRRGEKKDTTFLWIAKQKQGVKTYSINEQHPLYELLFNHLGTQSLIFKDYVKLLAEAIPVNLIINDFADPRLTIGTPLQNKVDVLEEIYKSALKVLVESGSSEKNAIAQLNAMDVFQKLK
- a CDS encoding endonuclease — translated: MIHFNQLKANIRSLFETFKKAMNYDSAMSQAIDAVCSPFSFEDVILQGKAFASLNELKDYIREELEEEVNLIVDDGTHFSLTDNEGHIDWYRSKKADDEIRFRFWNRYRKYLTHIKGWAESSVDKIDTISDEILENIEDPTIPNRAFDRRGLVVGYVQSGKTANFMGIVNKAIDSGYRIIIILAGTQESLRQQTQERIDEEVLGIDTNPEEKQKRIGVSTLPGEAYIPIDYFTESNLKPNKSGDFNIRKSRGTPPSSERPILFVVKKNKSILTNLRKYLEHWINIFDDDLTYKNDTVNQFNNLPLLIIDDESDQASINTKRTVSPDGDEVDPTAINYCIREILNLFRQKVYIGFTATPFANIFIRHDMDHRVLGKDLFPSAFIKTLGAPSNYFGPKEVFGLNNDADSGLPIYRSVVDAGGLHTVLPIGHKADYVLTELPQTLKLALKSFLISSAVRWSRGHDKKHNTMLVHCTRYNFVQSALAELINDEMSLIRTAILADDVEVLSEMQQLYITDFIPTSGEMDKNTPEWIDIVPFIKKTVKKLERGMPHYKWYCR